One window of the Octopus sinensis linkage group LG3, ASM634580v1, whole genome shotgun sequence genome contains the following:
- the LOC115209162 gene encoding CD81 antigen-like: protein MDGGSSENCMKYILFFFNLIIFILGIAGVALGSVLLARKDLLLEGLDEIKIEGVLDGFDNETIKAAAIVLIIASVVAVFIAFFGCFGTWKENIWMLGTYSTIMTIILALQVAVFVMIVVARPKVIRIN, encoded by the exons ATGGATGGTGGATCTTCAGAAAACtgtatgaaatatattctttttttctttaatttgatcATCTTT atcttGGGTATTGCTGGTGTTGCCCTCGGAAGCGTCTTGCTGGCTAGAAAGGACCTTTTACTAGAGGGGCTTGACGAAATTAAAATTGAAGGTGTTCTTGATGGCTTTGATAATGAGACGATTAAGGCTGCTGCCATCGTTCTGATAATTGCATCTGTTGTTGCTGTATTTATTGCATTCTTCGGTTGCTTTGGAACATGGAAAGAGAACATCTGGATGCTTGGAACA TACAGTACAATAATGACCATTATCCTTGCTCTACAAGTTGCTGTCTTCGTAATGATCGTTGTGGCTCGGCCAAAGGTAATTAGAATTAATTAA